The Flavobacterium faecale genome has a segment encoding these proteins:
- a CDS encoding GntR family transcriptional regulator produces the protein MKVITIENNSGIPKYKQIIFSIEKAIKNGLLKKDDKLPSINKVCLEFSFSRDTVLQAYDELKKRGIIYAILGKGYYIKSTQVSIQQKIFLLFDELNIFKEDLYNSILFNIGKDAQVDIFFHHFNPTVFNKLVDDANGNYTKYIIMPTNLPQASSFIKTLPVNDVYILDQTNEDLKSYPAVYQNFAKNIYEGLQKGKSKLKKYNKLIMIFPGFKEPVEMKIGFEKFCFDHSFAHEVISTFKNREIQKGEVYIIPNDRDLVSVIEKSKTQSLLLGKDFGVISYNETPLKKIVENGITTISTNFEVMGKIVAQMALSDKKEQIENGFSLISRSSL, from the coding sequence ATGAAGGTTATTACAATCGAAAATAACTCGGGAATTCCGAAGTACAAACAGATCATTTTTTCTATCGAAAAAGCCATTAAAAACGGTTTGTTAAAAAAAGATGATAAGCTCCCTTCAATCAATAAAGTATGTTTGGAATTTTCATTTTCTAGAGATACCGTTTTACAAGCTTATGACGAACTCAAAAAGCGTGGTATCATCTACGCTATACTAGGTAAAGGCTATTACATTAAAAGTACGCAAGTTAGCATTCAGCAAAAGATCTTTTTACTGTTTGATGAGCTTAATATTTTTAAAGAAGATTTGTACAATTCGATCTTATTTAACATTGGAAAAGATGCCCAAGTTGATATCTTTTTTCATCATTTCAACCCTACTGTTTTTAATAAATTGGTAGATGATGCAAACGGAAATTACACCAAATACATCATCATGCCTACGAACCTACCCCAAGCAAGTAGTTTTATAAAAACCCTACCAGTTAATGATGTTTACATCTTGGACCAGACTAATGAAGATTTAAAATCGTATCCTGCCGTCTATCAGAATTTTGCAAAAAACATTTACGAAGGTTTGCAAAAAGGTAAAAGCAAACTCAAGAAATACAACAAGTTGATTATGATATTCCCCGGATTTAAGGAGCCAGTAGAAATGAAAATTGGTTTTGAAAAATTTTGCTTTGACCACTCCTTTGCGCACGAAGTCATCTCCACCTTCAAAAACCGTGAGATTCAAAAAGGGGAAGTGTACATCATACCCAACGATAGAGACCTTGTGAGCGTTATAGAAAAATCGAAAACGCAATCATTGCTGCTCGGCAAAGACTTTGGTGTCATATCATACAATGAAACACCCCTCAAAAAAATTGTCGAAAATGGTATCACGACCATTTCGACAAACTTTGAAGTCATGGGCAAAATTGTAGCCCAAATGGCTTTGAGCGACAAAAAAGAGCAAATTGAAAACGGATTTTCATTGATCAGTAGAAGCTCTTTGTAG
- the galK gene encoding galactokinase, translated as MNDILIKDTKAFYQKTFNNSAETIVLSPGRINIIGEHIDYNDGYVLPAAIDKIICFAFEKNNSNVATIHAIDLNESFTIDVTAKQELTDDVWTNYLRGVLNQLQLKGFAIQGFNCAFSSNIPTGSGLSSSAALECGFLYGINELFDLEIKPIDIALMGQSAEHWVGINCGIMDQFSSVMGLENKVIKIDCKTLDFTYHEANFVDYSLILFDSNVKHSLFTSEYNTRRIECGEGLDIIKANYPEITSFRDCEVHHVTSLQSKMTDKVYRRCLYVVKEIKRVIQACEALDNGDILTLGKLMFETHDGLSDDYEVSCAELDYLVALAKEEETVIGSRLMGGGFGGCTITLVKKGSEEEVKAKFAKLYMDKFGIELKIHDVKVSNGTSLYKN; from the coding sequence ATGAATGATATTTTAATTAAAGATACGAAGGCTTTCTATCAAAAAACATTTAACAATTCTGCAGAAACTATTGTGCTTTCGCCAGGAAGAATCAACATCATTGGTGAGCATATTGATTATAATGATGGCTATGTATTGCCTGCTGCGATTGATAAGATAATTTGCTTTGCTTTCGAAAAAAACAATTCAAATGTAGCAACTATTCACGCTATAGATTTGAATGAGAGTTTTACAATCGATGTGACTGCAAAGCAAGAATTAACAGATGATGTTTGGACCAACTACCTACGTGGCGTGCTGAATCAATTGCAATTAAAAGGTTTTGCTATTCAAGGTTTCAATTGTGCCTTCAGTAGCAATATTCCAACTGGATCTGGATTGTCTTCGTCTGCGGCACTTGAATGTGGTTTTTTATACGGAATAAATGAGTTGTTTGATCTTGAAATCAAACCTATCGATATTGCTTTAATGGGACAAAGTGCTGAACACTGGGTTGGTATCAACTGTGGGATCATGGACCAGTTTTCGAGTGTTATGGGACTAGAGAATAAAGTGATTAAAATTGATTGTAAAACATTAGACTTTACATACCACGAAGCAAATTTTGTAGACTATTCGTTGATACTGTTTGATAGTAATGTAAAACATTCTTTGTTTACCTCTGAGTACAATACCCGTCGTATTGAATGTGGTGAAGGTTTGGATATCATTAAAGCCAATTATCCAGAAATCACAAGTTTTAGAGACTGTGAGGTACATCATGTAACTAGTCTTCAGTCAAAAATGACTGATAAAGTATACCGCAGATGTTTGTATGTGGTAAAAGAGATCAAACGCGTTATTCAAGCTTGTGAAGCTTTGGACAATGGAGATATTTTGACATTAGGAAAACTAATGTTTGAAACGCACGATGGCTTATCAGATGATTATGAAGTAAGTTGTGCGGAATTGGACTATTTGGTTGCATTAGCAAAAGAGGAGGAGACAGTTATCGGATCCCGTTTAATGGGTGGTGGTTTTGGTGGTTGCACCATTACCTTGGTCAAAAAAGGAAGTGAAGAAGAAGTAAAAGCAAAGTTTGCTAAGCTGTACATGGACAAATTTGGAATCGAATTAAAAATACATGATGTAAAAGTATCAAACGGTACATCACTATATAAAAACTAA
- a CDS encoding UDP-glucose--hexose-1-phosphate uridylyltransferase, with the protein MRNFDINEDPHRRYNPLINEWVLVSPHRAKRPWQGQKEAVANDDRPEYDPECYLCPGNTRANGVTNENYTSAFVFENDFAALKQEEINFVDNGSDTFFKARPEKGISKVVCFSPKHNLTLPEMDLNTIEDVVKTWQKEYVELGAIDYINHVQIFENKGSVMGCSNPHPHGQIWAQSSLPTQVEKTQNNLQEYYKKHGSNLLVDYLQKELALGERIVVENDHFAALVPFWAVWPFETMIISKRHVTKISDFTEDEVAAFAVILKKLTIKYDNLFETSFPYSSGIHQAPTDGLDHPEWQFHMHFYPPLLRSATVKKFMVGYEMMGESQRDITAEKSAQMLRDLSDVHYKIK; encoded by the coding sequence ATGAGAAATTTTGATATAAACGAAGATCCGCATAGAAGATACAATCCACTTATAAACGAATGGGTTTTAGTTTCACCACATAGAGCAAAAAGACCATGGCAAGGTCAAAAAGAAGCTGTTGCAAACGATGATCGTCCAGAGTATGATCCAGAATGTTATTTATGTCCTGGAAATACAAGAGCAAACGGGGTTACAAATGAGAACTATACTAGTGCCTTTGTTTTCGAAAATGATTTTGCAGCGCTAAAGCAAGAAGAAATTAATTTTGTAGATAACGGAAGCGATACATTTTTTAAAGCAAGACCAGAGAAAGGAATTTCAAAAGTGGTCTGTTTTTCACCGAAACACAATTTGACATTGCCAGAAATGGATTTAAATACCATTGAAGATGTTGTTAAAACTTGGCAAAAAGAATATGTAGAGCTTGGCGCAATTGACTATATCAACCACGTTCAAATTTTTGAGAACAAAGGGAGTGTTATGGGTTGTAGTAATCCACACCCACACGGACAAATATGGGCGCAATCGTCATTACCTACGCAGGTAGAAAAAACGCAAAATAACTTGCAAGAATACTACAAAAAACACGGTAGTAATTTGTTGGTTGATTATTTACAAAAAGAATTGGCCTTGGGAGAACGCATCGTAGTTGAAAACGACCATTTTGCTGCTTTGGTACCTTTCTGGGCAGTTTGGCCTTTTGAAACTATGATCATTAGCAAACGTCACGTAACCAAAATTAGTGATTTTACAGAGGATGAGGTTGCTGCTTTTGCAGTAATATTAAAAAAATTAACGATCAAGTACGATAATCTTTTTGAAACTTCTTTCCCGTATTCATCAGGAATTCATCAAGCGCCTACAGATGGTTTGGATCATCCAGAATGGCAATTCCATATGCATTTTTACCCGCCATTGTTGCGTTCGGCAACGGTTAAAAAGTTTATGGTTGGGTACGAAATGATGGGAGAGTCTCAAAGAGATATTACGGCAGAAAAAAGTGCTCAAATGTTGAGAGACTTATCTGATGTTCATTATAAAATTAAATAA
- the galE gene encoding UDP-glucose 4-epimerase GalE has product MKILVTGGLGFIGSHTVVELQNVGYEVVIIDNLSNSSEDVVNGIVAITGKKPIFEKLDLREKAAVENFFEKYTDIAGVIHFAASKAVGESVTNPLLYYENNISTLIYLLQELQKKDDANFIFSSSCTVYGQADVMPIDENAAIKPAMSPYGNTKQIGEEIITDVAKVSGINAILLRYFNPIGAHPSGEIGELPIGVPQNLVPFITQTGIGLRKELMVYGDDYPTPDGTCIRDYIHVVDLAKAHVVALQRLLDKKNAEKVETFNLGTGVGSSVLEVIKSFEKVSDKPFPFKIVARREGDVTQAYASTDKANNVLGWKTESSLDEAMDSAWKWETKIRNK; this is encoded by the coding sequence ATGAAAATATTAGTAACAGGGGGTTTAGGTTTTATTGGGTCTCACACAGTAGTAGAATTACAAAATGTAGGCTATGAGGTAGTGATCATTGATAATTTATCCAATTCATCTGAGGATGTTGTAAACGGAATTGTAGCTATTACAGGTAAAAAACCAATTTTCGAAAAATTAGATTTAAGAGAAAAGGCAGCTGTTGAAAATTTCTTCGAAAAATACACAGATATTGCAGGTGTGATTCATTTTGCAGCATCAAAAGCAGTAGGAGAGAGTGTTACAAATCCTTTGTTGTATTATGAAAACAATATTTCGACTTTGATCTATTTGTTACAAGAATTACAGAAAAAAGACGACGCTAATTTTATTTTTAGCTCTTCATGTACCGTTTATGGACAAGCAGATGTAATGCCAATTGACGAAAATGCTGCAATAAAACCGGCAATGTCGCCTTACGGTAATACAAAACAAATTGGAGAAGAGATTATCACAGATGTGGCTAAAGTGAGCGGGATTAATGCTATTTTATTACGCTACTTTAACCCAATTGGTGCACATCCTTCTGGAGAGATTGGAGAATTACCAATTGGAGTTCCTCAAAACTTAGTTCCTTTTATCACTCAAACCGGTATTGGTTTACGCAAAGAATTGATGGTATACGGAGATGATTATCCTACACCTGACGGAACTTGTATTCGTGATTATATTCATGTTGTTGATCTTGCAAAAGCACACGTAGTAGCCTTACAACGTTTGCTTGACAAAAAAAATGCAGAAAAAGTAGAAACATTCAATTTAGGAACTGGAGTAGGTAGCTCTGTTCTTGAAGTAATTAAGAGTTTTGAAAAAGTAAGCGATAAACCTTTTCCATTTAAAATTGTTGCTAGACGCGAAGGTGATGTTACCCAAGCGTATGCAAGTACTGACAAAGCTAATAATGTGCTAGGTTGGAAAACCGAATCATCATTGGATGAAGCCATGGACAGTGCTTGGAAATGGGAAACTAAGATTAGAAATAAATAA
- a CDS encoding sodium/sugar symporter: protein MNTLQITDYLVFLVYFFIVSGYGYWIYKRKQTASHSASHDYFLAEGSLTWWAIGTSLIASNISSEQFIAMSGNGFKMGLAIATYEWMAAITLIIVAVFFIPVYLKNKIFTMPQFLSQRYNGDVAMIMAVFWLLLYVIVNLTSILYLGALAINGISGLNLDLCMYALAFFAIIIALGGMKVIGYTDVIQVVFLIFGGLVTTYLALNKVAELNGQTGFVEGFNYMYTQSGDHFHMIFKQDNANFPSLPGLTVLLGGMWIVNLNYWGCNQYITQRALGADLKTARSGILFAAFLKLLMPIIVVLPGIAAYVIYTKGGLQTEMLGADGILNPDRSYPVLLNLLPVGLKGLSFAALTAAVVASLAGKVNSISTIFTLDIYKKKIDVDASELKMVRVGKMAVVGAMLIAVIIAPHLGIDKKGGFEFIQEYSGFVSPGIFAMFILGFFWKKTSSNAAMFATIGGFILSVVFKFLPKFMNLEFLSSTGFSTLVPQEDGTSLYEIPFLDRMGFVFVICVVLMIGISLIDQKRGLKTKGLEIDSSMFKVNSAFLAGSLLIVGLLVALYSVFW from the coding sequence ATGAACACCTTACAAATTACCGATTACTTAGTCTTTCTCGTTTACTTTTTTATAGTCTCTGGATACGGCTATTGGATTTACAAACGTAAACAAACCGCCTCTCATTCTGCTTCACATGATTACTTTTTGGCAGAAGGATCTCTTACTTGGTGGGCAATTGGAACCTCTTTAATTGCATCAAACATTTCTTCTGAGCAGTTTATCGCTATGTCTGGAAACGGATTTAAAATGGGTCTTGCCATTGCAACCTATGAGTGGATGGCCGCTATTACCCTTATCATTGTTGCCGTATTCTTTATACCGGTTTACTTGAAAAACAAAATTTTTACGATGCCTCAGTTCTTGAGCCAACGATATAACGGAGACGTAGCGATGATTATGGCTGTGTTTTGGTTACTATTGTATGTAATCGTGAACTTAACATCAATCTTATATCTTGGAGCATTGGCTATCAACGGAATCTCTGGTCTTAACCTAGATTTGTGTATGTATGCACTTGCTTTCTTCGCTATCATTATTGCGCTTGGAGGAATGAAGGTTATCGGATATACAGATGTTATTCAAGTTGTTTTCTTAATCTTCGGAGGGTTAGTGACAACTTATTTAGCACTTAATAAAGTAGCCGAATTAAACGGACAAACAGGATTTGTAGAAGGTTTCAACTACATGTACACACAGTCAGGTGATCACTTTCACATGATTTTTAAACAAGATAATGCTAACTTCCCAAGTTTACCAGGTCTTACTGTACTTCTTGGAGGTATGTGGATTGTGAACTTAAACTACTGGGGATGTAATCAATACATTACACAAAGAGCATTGGGAGCTGACTTGAAAACGGCTAGAAGTGGTATTTTGTTTGCTGCATTCTTAAAATTATTAATGCCAATTATCGTAGTTTTACCTGGTATTGCTGCCTATGTTATTTACACAAAAGGAGGATTACAAACAGAAATGTTAGGAGCTGATGGAATCTTGAATCCTGACCGTTCTTATCCTGTATTGTTAAACTTATTGCCTGTTGGTTTAAAAGGACTTTCTTTTGCTGCCTTGACTGCTGCTGTTGTAGCTTCTTTGGCTGGTAAAGTAAATAGTATCTCTACAATTTTTACACTTGATATCTACAAAAAGAAAATTGATGTTGATGCAAGTGAATTAAAAATGGTACGTGTTGGTAAAATGGCTGTTGTTGGTGCTATGCTTATCGCCGTGATTATTGCACCGCATTTAGGTATTGACAAAAAAGGTGGATTTGAATTTATCCAAGAGTACAGTGGATTTGTAAGCCCTGGTATTTTTGCAATGTTTATTCTAGGTTTCTTCTGGAAAAAAACAAGTTCAAATGCAGCGATGTTTGCTACAATTGGTGGTTTCATTTTATCAGTAGTATTTAAATTCTTACCTAAATTCATGAACTTAGAATTCTTGAGCAGTACTGGTTTCTCTACATTAGTTCCACAAGAAGATGGTACTAGTTTATACGAGATTCCGTTTCTTGACAGAATGGGATTTGTATTTGTAATCTGTGTAGTTTTGATGATAGGTATCAGTTTAATTGATCAAAAACGTGGTCTTAAAACTAAAGGATTGGAAATCGATTCTTCTATGTTCAAAGTGAATAGTGCTTTCTTAGCAGGAAGTTTACTAATTGTTGGATTACTAGTAGCTCTTTATTCTGTTTTCTGGTAG
- a CDS encoding YhcH/YjgK/YiaL family protein, producing MIVDSLSNATKYAALNPNFQAAFDFIAQNDVANLADGVITISDQLRVIVNTAEANSNTADALQFFECHDHHIDIQVCLQGNETYAWKPREKCTNQNGEYNTEKDVRFWFDAPDTFYNLTDNQFAILYPEDCHASMMGTGIVKKLIFKVKI from the coding sequence ATGATTGTAGATAGTTTATCAAATGCTACTAAATATGCAGCGTTAAACCCTAATTTTCAAGCTGCTTTTGACTTTATTGCTCAAAACGACGTAGCCAACCTAGCAGATGGCGTAATTACCATTTCAGATCAATTGCGTGTGATTGTAAACACTGCCGAAGCTAACAGTAATACTGCCGATGCACTACAGTTTTTTGAATGTCACGATCACCATATTGATATTCAGGTATGCCTACAAGGAAACGAAACCTATGCTTGGAAACCAAGAGAAAAATGTACGAACCAAAATGGAGAATACAATACCGAAAAAGATGTGCGTTTTTGGTTTGATGCTCCTGATACTTTTTATAACCTGACGGATAACCAATTTGCAATTTTATACCCTGAAGATTGTCATGCCTCTATGATGGGTACTGGTATCGTGAAGAAACTTATTTTTAAAGTCAAAATATAG
- a CDS encoding substrate-binding domain-containing protein, which produces MDRIIHKRGQVAQENVDKVNAIIKEHGYKRNVFASNLAFNKKFVFAVLLPNYNHVEYWHKHVLGIQKAANEYASYGVEMRYFLYDYDAESFAKAAQEVLVSHHQGLLFAPVFIKESLDFLNKYNENINPVVLVDSNLKRNDAYGYFGQDAYKSGFLAGKLVSLNQKNVNRILVVKIARDIEATSAYLQRMEGFYDFFKENSTASKVEFKEIMLRDSDKEALNVTIFEGIDSVFVPNSRAYLIADFLEKNNIQDIRIIGYDLLEQNKNHLKKGGIDFLINQNPEIQGYTAITSLYKQLVLQESKMDSQYMPLEIIVKENVID; this is translated from the coding sequence GTGGACAGAATAATTCACAAACGTGGACAGGTAGCGCAGGAAAATGTAGATAAAGTAAATGCGATTATAAAAGAGCATGGTTACAAACGCAATGTTTTCGCGAGTAATCTGGCCTTTAATAAAAAGTTTGTTTTTGCAGTTCTCTTACCCAATTATAACCATGTAGAATACTGGCACAAGCATGTACTCGGAATTCAAAAAGCAGCTAATGAATATGCTAGTTATGGTGTAGAAATGCGGTATTTTTTATACGATTATGATGCTGAATCTTTTGCAAAAGCGGCTCAGGAGGTCTTAGTTTCGCACCACCAAGGGCTATTGTTTGCTCCTGTATTCATCAAAGAATCTCTAGATTTTTTGAATAAATACAATGAAAATATAAATCCCGTAGTATTGGTTGACTCAAATTTAAAAAGGAATGATGCCTACGGCTACTTTGGACAAGATGCCTACAAAAGTGGTTTTCTGGCAGGTAAGCTAGTCAGCTTGAATCAAAAAAATGTTAACCGAATTCTGGTTGTAAAAATTGCCCGTGATATTGAAGCGACATCGGCTTATTTACAAAGAATGGAAGGTTTCTATGATTTTTTCAAAGAAAATAGTACTGCATCAAAAGTTGAATTTAAAGAAATCATGCTTAGAGATTCGGATAAAGAAGCTTTGAATGTAACAATTTTTGAAGGCATTGATAGTGTTTTTGTACCCAATTCGAGAGCCTATCTCATTGCAGATTTTCTTGAAAAAAATAACATACAGGACATTCGAATAATTGGCTACGATCTACTAGAACAAAATAAAAACCATTTAAAAAAAGGCGGAATTGATTTCTTGATCAATCAAAACCCTGAAATACAGGGTTACACCGCCATAACGTCCTTATATAAACAACTTGTATTGCAAGAATCTAAGATGGACTCACAATACATGCCGCTAGAAATTATAGTAAAAGAAAATGTAATTGATTAA
- a CDS encoding YtxH domain-containing protein gives MKTGNTIISVLGGVIVGTALGILFAPDKGTNTRKKIKEKGNDAKNDAMSSINDLLTNMSEKCNTLIEKGETLVQNGIETAKKELDAIK, from the coding sequence ATGAAAACAGGTAACACAATTATCAGCGTATTAGGAGGAGTAATAGTAGGAACAGCTTTGGGAATTTTATTTGCTCCAGACAAAGGAACAAACACTAGAAAAAAAATCAAAGAAAAAGGTAATGATGCCAAAAATGATGCAATGAGTAGCATCAACGATTTGTTAACTAACATGTCTGAAAAGTGCAATACTCTAATCGAAAAAGGAGAAACTTTGGTTCAAAACGGAATCGAAACTGCCAAAAAAGAATTGGACGCTATTAAATAA
- a CDS encoding type 1 glutamine amidotransferase domain-containing protein has product MKLENKKIAILATDGFEKSELFEPYNGLKKEGAEVHIISIKEGEIKSWDEKDWGESIAVDKLVTNANVSDYDALVLPGGVINPDLLRVDEDALSFIKSFFDHKLPVAAICHAPWLLISAGVIDGKTVTSYNSIKQDVINAGGNWKDESVVTDNGLITSRNPGDLPAFVDKIIEEVLEGKH; this is encoded by the coding sequence ATGAAACTAGAGAATAAAAAAATAGCAATTTTAGCTACCGATGGCTTTGAGAAATCAGAATTATTTGAACCTTATAACGGTCTTAAAAAAGAAGGAGCAGAGGTTCATATCATCTCTATTAAAGAAGGTGAAATCAAGAGCTGGGACGAAAAAGACTGGGGTGAGTCCATCGCAGTCGATAAATTGGTAACCAATGCCAATGTCTCTGATTATGATGCTTTGGTTCTACCAGGTGGTGTTATCAATCCAGATTTGTTGCGTGTCGATGAAGATGCACTTTCGTTTATTAAAAGTTTCTTTGATCACAAATTACCAGTAGCTGCAATTTGTCATGCGCCATGGTTGCTTATAAGTGCAGGTGTGATTGATGGTAAAACGGTTACTTCATACAACAGCATCAAACAAGATGTTATCAATGCTGGAGGAAATTGGAAAGACGAATCAGTGGTGACGGACAACGGACTTATCACTAGTAGAAATCCTGGTGATTTACCGGCCTTTGTAGATAAAATTATCGAAGAAGTACTAGAAGGGAAACATTAA
- a CDS encoding DUF748 domain-containing protein, with the protein MDFINNKKAKKILILVVLMLSVLVGVHFWAKSKVTRILEEKIPATIALKYTDLDLNVVFGNVSLHDAFITVRSEDKTKTHTFFKVKAVKLKGLGYWDALFNDRISFRKIVLVQPKITHDPTRRDKVDKKADSTKGKKVIAIKELEIRGGSLVVLDAAANDIATTVVDYDLSISDIELGPETKHKLPFDFKNFKFKGKHISTNNSPFEKFIFDELTIDEGNARVTGFHIRPSYSKAALSNVLQFERDHVALDIPKINLEHIQLNRDKNRFQVAVDQMQLQKVNLQVYRDKLVADDLSKKPLYSESLRKLPFDLLVKETTIEDGFISYAELVDSENKAGELTFSSVQATVKSISNAKDAAKTEIDVQAKFMKQAPLNLHWNFDVNNKNNALWVSGSLKNLPASILNPFLKPNMNVVSEGKIDEMYFKFQANKSVSNGEMKMKYDNFKFNILQNDSSKVNKLLTAIGSLFFKSDSEGDSKADFRYGTIEAERDQTKSFFNYLWISVKSGVVSTLTGNGEKEK; encoded by the coding sequence ATGGATTTTATAAACAACAAAAAAGCGAAGAAGATTCTAATTTTAGTTGTTTTGATGCTATCCGTACTTGTAGGCGTGCATTTTTGGGCGAAGAGTAAAGTAACTCGAATTTTAGAAGAAAAAATTCCAGCAACCATAGCTTTAAAGTATACTGATCTGGATCTAAATGTAGTGTTTGGGAACGTAAGTCTTCACGATGCATTTATAACCGTTCGATCAGAAGATAAAACAAAAACACATACGTTCTTCAAAGTTAAAGCTGTAAAATTAAAAGGATTAGGCTATTGGGATGCACTTTTTAACGATCGTATTTCTTTTCGAAAAATAGTTTTAGTACAACCAAAAATAACTCATGATCCTACCAGAAGAGATAAAGTTGATAAAAAAGCCGATTCGACCAAAGGCAAGAAAGTGATAGCAATTAAGGAACTGGAAATTAGAGGAGGTAGCTTGGTAGTGCTAGATGCTGCTGCAAACGATATTGCGACTACAGTGGTGGATTATGATTTATCCATTTCAGATATCGAATTGGGTCCAGAAACAAAACACAAATTACCTTTCGATTTTAAAAATTTCAAATTTAAGGGCAAACACATTAGCACAAACAATAGCCCTTTCGAAAAATTCATTTTTGATGAACTCACAATTGATGAAGGAAATGCCAGGGTCACGGGTTTTCATATTCGTCCATCCTATTCCAAGGCGGCTTTGTCAAATGTTTTACAATTCGAACGGGACCATGTAGCGTTAGATATTCCGAAAATTAATTTAGAGCATATTCAATTAAACAGAGACAAAAATCGTTTTCAGGTTGCTGTAGATCAAATGCAGTTGCAAAAAGTAAATTTACAGGTTTACAGAGACAAGCTAGTGGCAGATGATCTAAGCAAAAAGCCTTTGTACAGTGAATCGTTGCGCAAACTACCGTTTGACTTATTGGTAAAAGAGACTACAATAGAAGATGGTTTTATATCCTATGCCGAGTTGGTAGATTCAGAGAACAAGGCTGGCGAATTGACTTTTAGTTCAGTTCAGGCAACCGTTAAGTCTATTTCGAATGCAAAAGATGCTGCTAAAACCGAAATTGATGTACAAGCAAAATTTATGAAGCAAGCGCCTTTGAACCTTCATTGGAATTTTGATGTAAATAATAAAAATAATGCATTATGGGTGTCGGGTTCCCTCAAAAATTTACCTGCTTCTATCTTGAATCCGTTTTTAAAACCGAATATGAATGTTGTTTCAGAAGGAAAAATAGATGAAATGTATTTCAAATTTCAAGCCAATAAATCAGTTTCAAATGGCGAAATGAAGATGAAATATGATAACTTTAAATTTAATATTTTGCAAAATGATAGTTCCAAAGTCAACAAACTGCTGACAGCTATTGGTTCATTATTTTTTAAATCAGATTCTGAAGGCGACTCCAAAGCAGATTTTAGATATGGTACTATTGAAGCAGAAAGAGATCAGACAAAATCATTTTTTAATTATTTGTGGATTAGTGTCAAAAGCGGTGTCGTAAGTACGCTTACGGGCAATGGTGAGAAAGAGAAATAA